The following are encoded together in the Mycteria americana isolate JAX WOST 10 ecotype Jacksonville Zoo and Gardens chromosome 2, USCA_MyAme_1.0, whole genome shotgun sequence genome:
- the RRS1 gene encoding ribosome biogenesis regulatory protein homolog → MAAVRVEEVLAAAEEQEAERRRSVTVEKELELEFDLGNLLALDRNPPPAAGLRGAGPRREAQLRALARDNTQLLVARLWELPAERAGGAGGPLVARLPEPAFRLPREKPPPRPRPPTRWEQFARLKGIRRRKRTSLVWDEQAKEWRRRWGYRRAGGDPARAWLAEVPAGADPEEDQFARLRREKRERVARNELNRLRNLARAHRAGAAVPAAPLHPTGHQSREELGRVARVARVSTASLGRFQPRLPKEPAEPPSRSGGRKRRFEPLLGNLAAERSRQLELLRDMGSKKPVLDITRAVNKQLRQEEAEAAAAKGKKQSQRGKRGRRQQRAGRSSKKSGVRRQQQQQRPAGGGTGRRKKA, encoded by the coding sequence ATGGCGGCCGTGCGGGTGGAGGAGGTGCTGGCGGCCGCCGAGGAGCAGGAGGCCGAGAGGCGGCGGAGCGTCACggtggagaaggagctggaaCTGGAGTTCGACCTGGGCAACCTGCTGGCGCTGGACCGcaacccgccgccggcggcggggctgcgcggggccggcccGCGGCGGGAGGCGCAGCTGCGGGCGCTGGCCCGCGACAACACGCAGCTGCTGGTGGCCCGGCTCTGGGAGCTGCCGGCCGAGcgtgccggcggggcgggggggccgctgGTGGCGCGGCTGCCCGAGCCGGCCTTCCGCCTGCCGCGGGAGAAGCCGCCGCCGCGACCGCGGCCGCCGACGCGCTGGGAGCAGTTCGCGCGGCTGAAGGGCATCCGCCGGCGCAAGCGGACCTCGCTGGTGTGGGACGAGCAGGCCAAGGagtggcggcggcgctggggctaccggcgggcgggcggcgacCCGGCCCGCGCCTGGCTGGCGGAGGTGCCGGCGGGCGCCGACCCGGAGGAGGACCAGTTCGCCAGGCTGCGGCGGGAGAAGCGAGAGCGGGTGGCGCGCAACGAGCTCAACCGCCTGCGCAACCTGGCCCGCGCccaccgggccggggccgccgtccccgccgcgccCCTCCACCCCACCGGCCAccagagccgggaggagctggGCCGCGTCGCCCGCGTCGCCCGCGTCTCCACCGCCTCGCTCGGCCGCTTCCAGCCCCGGCTGCCCAAGGAGCCGGCCGAGCCGCCCTCCCGCAGCGGCGGCAGGAAGCGCCGCTTCGAGCCGCTGCTGGGCAACCTGGCGGCCGAGCGCAGccggcagctggagctgctgcgggACATGGGCAGCAAGAAGCCGGTCCTCGACATCACCCGCGCCGTCAACAAGCAGCTGCGGCAGGAGGAAGCCGAGGCGGCCGCCGCCAAGGGCAAGAAGCAGTCGCAGCGGGGGAAGcgcggccgccggcagcagcgggctGGCCGCAGCAGCAAGAAGAGCGGAGtccgccggcagcagcagcagcagcggcccGCAGGCGGCGGCACCGGCAGGAGGAAGAAGGCGTGA